A section of the Flaviflexus equikiangi genome encodes:
- the mfd gene encoding transcription-repair coupling factor → MDFTALLQRLRHEPTLSSLPVSRDPLLNVGMPLGLIPGALSLLATDGDRPTIAITPTGRDGEELVGALAAYLPREQVDFLPSWETLPHERLSPRADTVAKRLSVLRRLAHPEEFDKLSVLVVPIRALLQPVVAGLGEMAPVRVATGDTIELESLATALVNAAYVRVDMVDSRGQFAIRGGILDVFPPTEPHPLRIEFFGDEVDEIRSFAVADQRSLDVVESLYAPPCREILIDGDVRERARRAADDLPGARDMLEKIAQGIAVEGMESLAPILAGGMQPVHELFDPMSRVVVVQPERVFSRSQDLVATTEEFLAAAWSSAAAGGDVPITVSDASFLTIENVRRGVRERGMAWWTFGGFTGDPDATVVDAQEPKTFHGNMDGALKDMGLLAQQGWWPVIVVEGGGLGRRIASELNAHDISAEFVPELVEEIPGVVTVTAAPISTGFLIPSIKLAVLAASDMTGRGGSSTKDMRKMPSRRRAGVDPLQLSPGDYIVHDHHGVGKFLRMDARAIDGTDGAKREYLVVEYAPSKRGMPGDQLWIPTDSLDLVSRYSGSESPQVSKMGGADWSKTKAKARKATEAIAGELVRLYATRKATKGYQFSPDTPWQRELEDAFAYVETPDQLATIEEVKRDMESPTPMDRLISGDVGYGKTEIAIRAAFKAVQDSKQVAVLVPTTLLVSQHLETFEERYAGFPVTVAGLSRFQSEEESERVKRGIADGTIDVVVGTHRLLTGSISFKDLGLVIIDEEQRFGVEHKETLTQLRANVDVLSMSATPIPRTLEMAVTGIREMSTLATPPEERHPILTYVGPAEEKQVTAAIRRELLRDGQVFYVHNRVQSIRARAKAIEELVPEARVGVAHGKMSEKQLETIIQQFWDREIDVLVCTTIIETGLDISNANTLIVDNAERLGLSQLHQLRGRVGRGRERAYAYFLYPVDKAMTETAVARLRTIASHTHLGSGIQVAMKDLEIRGAGNLLGGEQSGHIAGVGFDLYVRMISEQVEAMQAMLSGGRRDEPEPAPIRLDLPIEAAVPTTYVPQESLRLDIYSKVANATSEAARDEIRAELLDRYGPIPPAVERMFLVSQIRETMREAKLEDAVVQGEYLRMYPVALPDSRQARLKRLHPRTVLKPAVRSVLIPLPVKGAARLGSAPELVMNEEFGEWFTALLQSVFLPDAEGRGGNNPDQTGQRP, encoded by the coding sequence ATGGATTTCACCGCACTCCTGCAGCGGCTGCGCCACGAGCCGACCCTGTCGTCACTGCCCGTCAGCCGCGACCCGCTCCTCAACGTGGGAATGCCGCTCGGCCTTATCCCCGGAGCGCTCTCACTGCTTGCGACCGATGGGGATCGCCCCACGATCGCTATCACACCGACAGGTCGCGACGGCGAAGAGCTCGTCGGTGCCCTCGCGGCCTACCTGCCGCGTGAGCAGGTCGATTTCCTGCCCTCGTGGGAGACGCTTCCCCATGAGCGCCTCTCGCCACGGGCTGACACTGTCGCGAAGCGACTGTCCGTCCTGCGCCGTCTCGCACATCCGGAGGAATTCGATAAGCTCTCCGTCCTCGTCGTCCCCATCAGGGCGCTCCTTCAGCCCGTCGTTGCGGGCCTGGGGGAGATGGCACCGGTTCGGGTGGCCACGGGAGACACGATCGAGCTGGAGTCCCTCGCGACAGCTCTCGTCAACGCCGCCTATGTTCGGGTCGACATGGTCGATTCGCGCGGACAGTTCGCGATCCGCGGCGGCATCCTCGACGTCTTCCCGCCGACCGAGCCGCATCCGCTCCGTATCGAGTTCTTCGGTGACGAGGTGGACGAGATCCGTTCCTTCGCGGTTGCCGACCAGAGGTCGCTCGACGTAGTCGAGAGCCTGTACGCACCGCCGTGCCGCGAGATCCTCATCGATGGAGACGTTCGTGAACGGGCCCGTCGTGCAGCGGATGATCTTCCCGGCGCACGCGACATGCTCGAGAAGATCGCCCAGGGTATCGCCGTCGAGGGCATGGAGTCCCTCGCCCCCATCCTTGCTGGCGGGATGCAGCCCGTCCATGAGCTGTTCGATCCGATGTCACGAGTCGTCGTCGTCCAGCCAGAGCGCGTGTTCTCCCGCAGCCAGGATCTTGTCGCGACGACAGAAGAGTTCCTTGCGGCCGCCTGGTCCTCCGCCGCCGCGGGCGGCGACGTTCCCATCACCGTCTCGGATGCGTCGTTCCTGACCATCGAGAACGTGCGCCGCGGTGTGCGTGAGCGCGGCATGGCATGGTGGACGTTCGGTGGTTTCACGGGCGATCCCGATGCGACGGTCGTCGATGCTCAGGAGCCCAAGACATTCCACGGGAACATGGACGGCGCCCTGAAAGACATGGGGCTGCTGGCCCAGCAGGGCTGGTGGCCCGTCATCGTGGTCGAGGGCGGAGGTCTCGGACGCCGTATCGCCTCCGAACTCAACGCGCACGACATCTCGGCAGAGTTCGTTCCCGAGCTCGTCGAGGAGATTCCTGGCGTCGTCACGGTCACCGCCGCACCCATCTCCACCGGTTTCCTCATCCCCAGCATCAAGCTTGCCGTCCTCGCCGCCTCTGACATGACGGGACGCGGGGGCTCCTCGACGAAGGATATGAGGAAGATGCCGTCGCGCAGGCGCGCGGGTGTCGACCCTCTCCAGTTGAGCCCAGGCGACTACATCGTCCACGACCATCACGGCGTCGGCAAGTTCCTGCGGATGGATGCTCGCGCGATCGACGGTACCGATGGTGCCAAGCGCGAATACCTCGTCGTCGAATATGCTCCGTCGAAGCGGGGCATGCCTGGCGACCAGCTGTGGATCCCCACGGATTCCCTCGATCTCGTCTCCCGATACTCCGGGTCCGAATCCCCCCAGGTGTCGAAGATGGGAGGGGCGGACTGGTCGAAGACGAAGGCGAAAGCCCGTAAGGCGACCGAGGCGATCGCAGGTGAGCTCGTCCGTCTCTACGCGACGCGCAAGGCCACGAAGGGCTACCAGTTCTCTCCCGATACGCCGTGGCAGCGGGAGCTCGAGGACGCGTTCGCCTACGTGGAGACTCCGGACCAGCTGGCGACGATTGAGGAAGTGAAGCGGGACATGGAGTCGCCGACTCCCATGGATCGTCTCATCTCCGGCGATGTCGGGTACGGCAAGACGGAGATCGCGATCCGCGCCGCCTTCAAAGCAGTCCAGGATTCGAAACAGGTGGCGGTCCTCGTCCCCACCACGCTTCTCGTCTCGCAACATTTGGAGACCTTCGAGGAGCGCTACGCGGGCTTCCCCGTCACCGTGGCCGGACTGTCGCGTTTCCAGTCGGAAGAGGAATCGGAGCGCGTCAAGCGCGGCATCGCCGATGGCACGATCGACGTCGTCGTCGGCACGCACCGCCTCCTCACCGGCTCCATCTCCTTCAAGGATCTCGGCCTCGTCATCATCGATGAGGAGCAGCGCTTCGGCGTCGAGCACAAGGAGACCCTGACTCAGCTGCGCGCCAATGTCGATGTGCTCTCCATGTCCGCGACACCGATCCCGCGAACGCTGGAGATGGCAGTCACCGGCATCCGCGAGATGTCGACACTCGCGACGCCACCAGAAGAGCGCCACCCCATCCTCACGTATGTCGGACCTGCCGAGGAGAAGCAGGTGACGGCCGCGATCCGCCGCGAACTCCTCCGCGACGGGCAGGTGTTCTACGTCCACAATCGGGTGCAGAGCATCCGGGCGCGAGCGAAGGCCATCGAAGAGCTCGTCCCCGAGGCTCGTGTCGGCGTCGCTCACGGGAAGATGAGCGAGAAACAGCTCGAGACCATCATCCAACAGTTCTGGGATCGCGAGATCGACGTCCTCGTCTGCACAACGATTATCGAGACAGGCCTCGACATCTCGAACGCCAACACCCTCATCGTCGATAACGCGGAGCGTCTGGGTCTGTCCCAACTCCATCAGCTGCGCGGGCGCGTCGGCCGCGGGCGCGAACGCGCCTACGCCTACTTCCTGTACCCGGTGGACAAGGCCATGACGGAGACCGCGGTCGCGAGACTCCGCACCATCGCCTCCCACACCCACCTCGGCTCCGGCATCCAGGTCGCGATGAAAGACCTCGAGATCCGCGGAGCGGGGAACCTGCTCGGCGGTGAACAGTCCGGGCACATCGCCGGAGTCGGATTCGACCTCTACGTGCGGATGATCTCCGAACAGGTCGAGGCCATGCAGGCCATGCTGTCAGGCGGGCGTCGAGACGAACCCGAACCTGCACCCATCAGACTCGATCTGCCGATCGAGGCGGCCGTGCCGACGACCTACGTGCCGCAGGAGAGCCTCCGCCTCGATATCTACTCGAAGGTGGCGAACGCGACAAGTGAGGCCGCCCGCGACGAGATCCGTGCCGAACTCCTCGACCGCTACGGGCCGATCCCGCCCGCGGTGGAGCGCATGTTCCTCGTGTCCCAGATCAGGGAGACGATGAGGGAAGCGAAGCTCGAGGACGCTGTCGTGCAGGGCGAGTACCTGAGAATGTACCCGGTAGCCCTCCCGGATTCGCGCCAGGCCAGGCTCAAGCGCCTCCATCCGCGCACCGTTCTCAAGCCTGCCGTACGATCGGTCCTTATTCCGCTCCCCGTCAAGGGGGCGGCCCGCCTCGGCTCAGCCCCGGAGCTCGTCATGAACGAGGAGTTCGGAGAATGGTTCACGGCACTCCTGCAATCGGTTTTCCTGCCGGATGCTGAGGGACGCGGCGGCAACAATCCCGATCAGACAGGGCAACGCCCGTGA
- the eno gene encoding phosphopyruvate hydratase, with the protein MAIIEALNAREILDSRGNPTVEVEVQLDDGAYAIAQVPSGASTGAFEAVELRDGDKGRYLGKGVEQAVDAVIEIIEPEVVGLEADEQRVLDQVLIDLDGTPNKAKLGANAILGVSLAVAKAAAESAGLPLYRYLGGPNAHVLPVPMMNILNGGSHADSNVDIQEFMIAPVGAPTFKESVRWGAEVYHSLKSVLKERGLNTGLGDEGGFAPNLDSNAAALDLIVDAIVKAGLEPGKDIALALDVASTEFFKDGAYTFEGGQKTADEMIAYYEKLVADYPLVSIEDPLSEDEWEDWASLTAQIGDRVQIVGDDLFVTNPERLARGIKGRSANALLVKVNQIGTLTETLDAVEAAHRAGFKSMTSHRSGETEDTTIADLAVATNSGQIKTGAPARGERVNKYNQLLRIEYGLGDAASYAGRNAFPRASF; encoded by the coding sequence GTGGCCATTATTGAGGCACTGAACGCCCGTGAAATTCTTGATTCCCGTGGCAACCCGACCGTTGAAGTTGAGGTGCAGCTGGACGATGGTGCCTACGCCATCGCACAGGTTCCCTCGGGAGCTTCGACAGGCGCCTTCGAAGCCGTTGAACTCCGTGACGGTGACAAGGGTCGCTACCTGGGCAAGGGTGTCGAGCAGGCCGTCGACGCCGTCATCGAAATCATCGAGCCCGAGGTTGTCGGCCTGGAGGCCGACGAGCAGCGCGTCCTCGACCAGGTCCTCATCGACCTCGACGGCACGCCCAACAAGGCGAAGCTCGGCGCCAACGCCATTCTCGGCGTGTCTCTCGCCGTGGCGAAGGCAGCAGCAGAGTCCGCTGGCCTGCCCCTCTACCGCTACCTCGGCGGCCCGAACGCCCACGTTCTGCCCGTCCCGATGATGAACATCCTCAACGGCGGATCCCATGCGGACTCCAACGTTGACATCCAGGAGTTCATGATCGCTCCCGTCGGCGCTCCCACGTTCAAGGAGTCGGTCCGCTGGGGTGCAGAGGTCTACCACTCCCTCAAGTCGGTCCTCAAGGAGCGCGGCCTCAACACGGGTCTGGGCGATGAGGGCGGCTTCGCACCGAACCTCGACTCCAACGCGGCAGCGCTCGACCTCATCGTCGACGCCATCGTCAAGGCCGGCCTCGAGCCGGGCAAGGACATCGCCCTTGCTCTTGACGTCGCCTCGACCGAGTTCTTCAAGGACGGCGCGTACACGTTCGAAGGCGGCCAGAAGACCGCCGACGAGATGATCGCCTACTACGAGAAGCTCGTTGCCGACTACCCGCTCGTCTCCATCGAGGACCCGCTGTCCGAGGACGAGTGGGAGGACTGGGCATCCCTCACCGCACAGATCGGTGACCGCGTCCAGATCGTCGGCGACGACCTGTTCGTCACCAACCCCGAGCGTCTCGCCCGTGGTATCAAGGGCCGCTCCGCGAACGCCCTCCTCGTCAAGGTCAACCAGATCGGCACCCTCACGGAGACCCTCGACGCCGTCGAGGCAGCACACCGTGCAGGCTTCAAGTCGATGACGTCGCACCGCTCCGGCGAGACCGAGGACACGACGATCGCCGATCTCGCTGTGGCCACCAACTCCGGCCAGATCAAGACCGGTGCACCGGCCCGCGGCGAGCGCGTCAACAAGTACAACCAGCTGCTCCGCATCGAGTACGGTCTCGGTGACGCGGCGTCCTACGCGGGTCGCAACGCCTTCCCGCGTGCGTCCTTCTGA